In Vigna angularis cultivar LongXiaoDou No.4 chromosome 8, ASM1680809v1, whole genome shotgun sequence, one DNA window encodes the following:
- the LOC128193799 gene encoding uncharacterized protein LOC128193799, producing MESWEESQESIKAEMSQLKDQVGQILVALESLKATGESSSTLVGGNAHFYPPFFNATSQSIPFPLYGLPSGYTPPVGEYIEGGHVSFPISTAIDIPPITTHGPTSVSAPLVSTQTNEPITVEGTRMTTIPHMIVNHDSSARAASQTAARAGIDISNGAKNRLEILEEKMRAIEGMKNYGFGNVARLSLVPGVKIPYKFKAPEFEKYKGDTCPKNHLAMYCRKMAAYAYDDQLLIHVFQDSLVGVALNWYTHLEPSRIHCWADLADAFVKRYIYNTHVAPDRLQLQNMGKKDNETFKEYAQRWRELATQVEPPLFEKEMVAMFVNTLQPPFYEYMVGNVSANFADVVIIGERIEIGVKSGKIAGGPSTMENSKKKPSFNPGKKKEGDVHATLAMPVWRGQAPIHNYKPYLGQPPYSANAAFAHPIRPQQQQGFYQSQPVTSNAWRTGQSANPNPNVGQGGYPERTQERNFVHFTPIPMTYTELLPHLIKRGLVAICPMIPLQPPYPRGYDADAKCSYHGEGMGHSTERCMAFKHKVQALINAGWLKFQEDKPSIDTNPLSGHGNASTNAIEIKKHELIRDASKIRSSRRFIFKKLLKLGFLNGDYDLERACGLHPCAEHSIEECVEFEKFLQDLLDRNLMQVCYEDKYEEVFAQTGMEPDVTLPEPLIIRFTRTTPAPVIQGRSPVVIHTPVPFPYKSEKAVPWRYETHVVDEGQCIESHFSSQDPVVENISGIGGMTRSGRIFTPPNLTGRGASNNETPMDANTKEHLKGKGCK from the coding sequence ATGGAAAGCTGGGAAGAGTCACAAGAATCCATCAAAGCTGAAATGAGTCAGTTGAAAGACCAGGTTGGACAAATCTTGGTTGCTCTTGAATCCCTGAAGGCTACTGGAGAGTCTTCATCTACGCTGGTTGGCGGGAATGCCCATTTTTATCCCCCATTTTTCAATGCTACGAGCCAATCAATTCCTTTCCCGTTGTATGGATTACCCTCAGGATATACTCCTCCCGTAGGAGAATATATCGAAGGGGGGCATGTGTCGTTTCCCATCTCCACAGCTATTGATATCCCACCAATCACCACTCATGGACCTACCTCTGTGTCAGCTCCCTTGGTAAGTACTCAAACGAATGAACCGATCACAGTTGAAGGAACAAGAATGACTACGATACCGCATATGATTGTTAACCACGATTCTTCAGCAAGAGCCGCATCACAAACCGCGGCGCGTGCAGGAATCGACATCAGTAACGGTGCTAAAAACAGACTGGAGATTCTGGAGGAAAAAATGAGGGCTATTGAAGGGATGAAAAACTATGGGTTCGGAAATGTTGCAAGACTAAGTTTGGTTCCTGGAGTAAAAATACCGTATAAGTTCAAGGCGCCCGAATTCGAGAAGTACAAGGGTGATACATGCCCTAAGAACCATCTGGCCATGTATTGCAGAAAAATGGCTGCGTACGCATATGACGACCAGTTACTCATCCATGTTTTCCAAGACAGTTTGGTTGGGGTAGCATTAAACTGGTATACCCACTTGGAGCCCTCTCGAATCCATTGTTGGGCAGATCTAGCCGACGCCTTTGTAAAACGGTATATATACAACACGCATGTAGCACCGGACCGTCTACAATTACAGAATATGGGAAAGAAAGACAATGAAACCTTCAAGGAATATGCCCAACGGTGGAGAGAATTGGCCACACAAGTGGAGCCACctttgtttgaaaaagaaatggtGGCAATGTTCGTAAATACGCTTCAGCCAccattttatgaatatatggTGGGGAATGTGTCCGCCAATTTCGCTGACGTCGTCATAATTGGCGAGAGGATAGAGATTGGGGTGAAGAGTGGGAAGATTGCAGGCGGTCCATCTACGATGGAAAACTCTAAAAAGAAGCCTTCTTTCAATccaggaaagaaaaaagagggaGATGTGCATGCAACATTGGCAATGCCTGTATGGAGAGGTCAGGCTCCTATTCACAATTATAAACCATACCTGGGCCAGCCTCCATATTCAGCCAATGCGGCTTTTGCTCATCCAATCaggcctcaacaacaacaaggATTCTACCAATCACAACCCGTCACAAGTAATGCTTGGAGGACTGGGCAAAGTGCAAATCCAAATCCGAATGTAGGTCAAGGCGGTTATCCGGAAAGAACCCAGGAAAgaaactttgtccacttcaccCCCATCCCCATGACTTACACTGAATTATTACCTCACCTCATCAAAAGGGGTCTGGTTGCTATATGTCCAATGATACCCCTGCAGCCTCCATACCCTAGGGGTTATGATGCGGATGCCAAGTGTAGTTATCATGGGGAAGGCATGGGTCACTCAACTGAGAGGTGTATGGCCTTCAAACATAAAGTGCAGGCCCTGATTAACGCTGGGTGGCTAAAATTCCAAGAAGATAAACCTAGCATTGATACTAATCCGTTATCCGGACATGGTAATGCCTCGACAAATGCCATTGAAATTAAGAAGCATGAACTGATAAGGGATGCAAGTAAGATCCGAAGTTCCAGAAGgtttattttcaagaaattaTTAAAGTTGGGTTTTTTAAACGGGGATTATGATTTGGAGAGAGCATGTGGACTTCATCCATGCGCGGAGCACTCTATCGAAGAATGCGTTGAATTCGAAAAGTTTCTACAAGATCTGCTTGATAGGAATTTGATGCAAGTGTGCTATGAAGACAAGTACGAGGAGGTGTTTGCACAAACTGGTATGGAGCCAGATGTAACTTTGCCAGAGCCGTTGATAATCCGCTTCACTCGAACCACCCCTGCACCAGTAATTCAAGGAAGATCGCCCGTTGTCATCCATACACCAGTTCCTTTTCCTTACAAAAGTGAGAAAGCTGTCCCTTGGAGGTATGAGACACATGTAGTCGACGAAGGACAATGCATTGAAAGCCATTTCTCTAGCCAGGATCCAGTTGTTGAAAATATATCAGGCATCGGCGGAATGACGAGGAGTGGTCGAATCTTCACGCCACCAAATTTGACGGGAAGAGGAGCTAGTAATAATGAAACACCAATGGATGCAAATACTAAGGAGCATTTAAAGGGGAAAGGGTGCAAGTAG
- the LOC128193800 gene encoding uncharacterized protein LOC128193800, with product MHSTSHRKLLMKVLSEAHVEHGISLNKFEGIVGNIISNNYLTFTDEEIPIEGRGHNKALHISVKCLDHVIARVLVDNGSSLNVMPKSTLEKLPCDGMHMKPSSMIVRAFDGSKRVVMGEIELPVQIGPYVFQITFQVMDILPAYSCLLGRPWIHSAGVVPSTLHQKLKYIMGDKLIIVSGEEDLLVSGPSSTRYIEAAEEALETAFQSLEIVGNTYIEPFPKNPHLSCTSIMMAKVMLKEGYKFGNGLGKYGQGRTFPLDVIGNKNRYGLGYRPSKEDNKKVIEERKERSLARMGKREPRAKKIHICGIKESFRSAGWVNTSHIAVVEEEARSESLNFVWVCSPGVQLNNWKTLDLPVMFKSIEIYDNECFENKNVNIPKWEHPVINAEDDPEDGPEDDPEDDPELSPELLRLVEQESKEIKPHQENVEILNLGDEGEIKEVKIGTSMKKEVREGLRALLKEFKDVFAWSYKDMPGLDTDIVQHKLPLKQECLPVKQRLRRMKPEMSLKIKEEVQKQFDAGFLAVAKYPQWVANIVPVPKKDGKVRMCVDYRDLNRASPKDNFPLPHIDTLVDNTAKYSLFSFMDGFSGYNQIKMAPEDMEKTTFITLWGTFCYKVMSFGLKNAGATYQRAMVTLFHDMMHKEIEVYVDDMIAKSESEEEHVLNLKKLFERLRNYKLRLNPAKCTFGVKSGKLLGFMVSKKGIEVDPDKVRAISEMPAPSTEKEVRGFLGRLNYIARFISQLTATCEPMFKLLRKNQVMVWNEDCQAAFEKIKQYLQDPPVLRPPEPGRPLILYLTVLERSMGCVLGQYDEAGKREHAIYYLSKKFTDCEQRYSSLERTCCALAWAAHRLRQYMLSHSTLLISKMDPIKFIFEKPALTGRIARWQVLLSEYDIVYVTQKSVKGSALAEYLAHQPISDYQPMQPEFPDEDIMALFKEGRKYRDEETWILLFDGASNMMGHGIGAVLISPEQQYMPMTSRLCFDCTNNIAEYEACAMGIRAAIEFKVKILEVYGDSALVINQLKGEWETRDSKLIPYQAYIKGLMECFDFITFNHIPREDNQLADALATLSSMFEVDPNTELPVIEMKSHAEPAYCQFIKEEVDGKPWYFDIKHYLKTQEYPEKASENDKRSLRRLAGSFILSGDILYKRNHDMILLRCVDTKEAELILKEVHEGTFGTHMNGHSMARKILRAGYFWLTMENDCCTHVRRCEKCQMHADNINVSPTTLNVLSAPWPFSMWGIDVIGAIEPKASNGHRFILVAIDYFTKWVEAVSYANVTRKVVTRFIKRELICRYGLPNKIITDNATNLNNRMMAKLCEEFKIHHLNSSPYRPKMNGAVEAANKNIKKIVQKMVVTYKDWHEMLPFALHGYRTSVRTSTGATPFSLVYGMEAVLPFEVEIPSLRILLETQLEEAEWVQARFDQLNLIEEKRLTAVCHGQLYQRRMKKAFDKKVHPREFHEGELVLKKILPIQRDFRGKWTPNYEGPFVVKKAFSGGALILTRMDGEELPLPVNSDAVKKFYA from the coding sequence ATGCATTCTACCTCTCACAGAAAGTTGTTGATGAAGGTACTCAGTGAGGCTCATGTCGAGCATGGTATTTCGTTGAACAAGTTTGAGGGCATCGTTGGCAACATCATCTCTAATAATTACCTCACCTTTACTGATGAGGAGATACCCATTGAGGGGAGAGGTCATAACAAGGCTCTTCATATCTCTGTGAAATGTTTAGATCACGTTATAGCGCGTGTCTTGGTGGACAATGGTTCCTCTCTGAATGTCATGCCAAAATCGACATTAGAGAAGCTACCCTGTGATGGAATGCATATGAAGCCAAGCTCTATGATTGTGAGGGCGTTTGATGGCAGTAAAAGGGTAGTGATGGGAGAAATTGAATTGCCTGTCCAAATTGGTCCATATGTCTTTCAAATTACTTTCCAGGTCATGGATATCCTCCCAGCTTATAGCTGTCTGTTAGGCCGTCCATGGATCCATTCAGCGGGAGTTGTGCCCTCCACATTGCaccaaaaactgaaatataTCATGGGAGATAAGTTGATCATAGTTTCTGGAGAGGAGGATCTCCTTGTGAGTGGCCCATCCTCCACCCGTTACATAGAGGCAGCTGAGGAAGCTCTGGAAACAGCTTTTCAATCATTAGAAATCGTGGGAAACACCTATATTGAGCCGTTCCCTAAGAACCCACATTTATCATGCACCTCTATCATGATGGCCAAGGTCATGCTGAAAGAAGGTTATAAGTTCGGGAATGGTTTAGGCAAGTATGGACAAGGACGTACATTCCCATTGGATGTAATTGGGAACAAAAACAGATATGGCCTGGGGTATAGACCCAGCAAGGAAGATAACAAGAAGGTGATTGAGGAAAGGAAGGAACGCAGTCTGGCTCGAATGGGGAAACGGGAACCAAGGGCAAAGAAAATCCACATTTGTGGTATCAAAGAGAGTTTTCGCAGTGCTGGATGGGTAAACACTAGTCATATAGCGGTGGTGGAAGAGGAAGCAAGATCTGAAAGCTTAAACTTCGTGTGGGTTTGTTCCCCAGGTGTACaactcaacaattggaagaCTCTGGATTTACCCGTGATGTTTAAATCAATTGAAATATATGACaatgaatgttttgaaaataaaaatgtcaataTCCCTAAGTGGGAGCACCCTGTCATTAATGCGGAAGATGATCCGGAAGATGGTCCGGAAGATGATCCGGAAGATGACCCGGAACTCTCTCCAGAGCTCTTGAGATTAGTGGAACAAGAGTCTAAAGAGATAAAACCCCATCAGGAGAATGTTGAAATACTCAACTTAGGAGATGAAGGAGAGATAAAGGAAGTAAAAATCGGTACTAGCATGAAAAAGGAAGTGAGGGAAGGGCTGCGAGCCCTACTGAAGGAGTTTAAGGATGTTTTCGCTTGGTCTTACAAAGACATGCCAGGTTTGGATACCGATATTGTGCAACACAAGCTCCCACTTAAGCAGGAATGCCTTCCAGTCAAGCAAAGACTAAGAAGAATGAAACCAGAAATGTCATTGAAAATTAAGGAAGAGGTACAGAAGCAATTCGACGCAGGATTTCTGGCTGTGGCTAAATACCCACAATGGGTGGCGAATATTGTACCAGTGCCTAAGAAAGATGGGAAGGTTCGAATGTGTGTCGACTATCGTGATTTGAATCGTGCAAGTCCGAAGGATAACTTCCCGTTACCACACATCGACACTTTAGTTGACAATACAGCCAAGTACTCACTATTTTCGTTCATGGATGGTTTCTCGGGGTATAATCAGATTAAGATGGCGCCTGAGGACATGGAAAAGACGACCTTCATCACGTTGTGGGGGACCTTTTGTTATAAGGTAATGTCTTTTGGGCTCAAGAATGCCGGGGCAACATATCAAAGGGCGATGGTGACACTTTTTCATGATATGATGCACAAGGAGATCGAggtttatgtggatgatatgattgCAAAGTCTGAATCAGAAGAAGAACATGTCCTCAACttgaagaaattatttgagAGATTGAGAAATTATAAACTCAGGTTAAACCCTGCCAAATGCACATTTGGAGTGAAATCCGGGAAGTTGTTGGGCTTCATGGTTAGCAAAAAGGGGATAGAAGTGGATCCTGACAAAGTGCGAGCGATATCAGAAATGCCTGCGCCTAGCACAGAGAAGGAGGTTCGCGGTTTTCTGGGTAGATTGAACTACATTGCTAGATTCATCTCCCAATTAACCGCTACCTGCGAACCAATGTTCAAGTTGCTACGAAAGAATCAGGTTATGGTTTGGAACGAGGATTGTCAAGCCGCTtttgaaaaaatcaaacaataccTGCAAGACCCACCTGTATTGCGTCCGCCCGAGCCAGGAAGACCACTCATTTTGTACTTAACTGTATTGGAAAGGTCAATGGGTTGTGTATTGGGTCAATATGATGAAGCTGGAAAAAGGGAGCATGCGATATATTACTTGAGCAAGAAATTCACAGACTGCGAACAACGATATTCATCGTTAGAGCGAACTTGTTGTGCATTGGCATGGGCCGCTCATCGCCTAAGGCAATACATGTTGAGTCACTCTACGTTGTTGATATCCAAGATGGATCCTATCaagtttatttttgaaaagccCGCTCTCACTGGAAGGATAGCTCGGTGGCAGGTGCTATTGTCAGAGTATGACATCGTATACGTCACTCAGAAATCCGTCAAAGGTAGTGCATTAGCAGAATACCTGGCGCATCAACCCATCAGTGATTATCAGCCAATGCAACCCGAGTTTCCTGATGAAGATATCATGGCTCTATTCAAAGAAGGCAGGAAATACCGAGACGAAGAAACATGGATATTACTATTTGATGGAGCGTCAAATATGATGGGGCATGGCATAGGGGCAGTACTAATCTCTCCAGAGCAGCAGTATATGCCCATGACATCAAGGCTGTGTTTTGATTGCACGAATAACATTGCAGAATATGAAGCCTGCGCTATGGGTATTCGGGCGGCAATAGAGTTCAAAGTGAAAATTCTGGAAGTATATGGAGATTCAGCTTTAGTCATCAACCAGTTGAAGGGAGAGTGGGAAACAAGAGACTCAAAATTAATCCCCTACCAGGCATACATCAAAGGATTAATGGAGTGTTTCGACTTCATCACATTTAACCACATACCACGGGAAGATAACCAGTTAGCAGACGCGTTGGCTACTTTGTCATCCATGTTTGAGGTTGACCCGAATACAGAATTACCAGTGATTGAAATGAAGAGCCATGCGGAGCCAGCATATTGCCAGTTCATCAAGGAGGAGGTGGATGGTAAACCTTGGTACTTCGATATCAAGCACTATCTTAAGACCCAAGAATATCCTGAAAAAGCATCTGAAAACGATAAAAGGTCGTTACGAAGGTTGGCtggtagttttattttaagtgggGACATTTTATACAAGAGAAATCATGACATGATTCTCCTCAGATGTGTAGATACAAAAGAGGCCGAATTGATATTGAAAGAAGTACACGAAGGTACATTCGGCACCCACATGAATGGGCACTCAATGGCTAGGAAGATCCTGAGAGCTGGTTACTTCTGGTTAACCATGGAAAATGATTGTTGTACACATGTAAGGAGGTGCGAGAAATGTCAGATGCATGCAGACAATATCAATGTATCGCCCACGACTTTGAATGTGTTGTCTGCACCATGGCCGTTTTCAATGTGGGGGATAGATGTTATTGGAGCTATAGAGCCAAAAGCGTCAAATGGACACCGCTTCATACTGGTCGCAATCGATTACTTTACCAAGTGGGTCGAAGCCGTTTCTTATGCCAACGTGACTAGAAAGGTGGTGACCAGATTCATAAAAAGGGAATTGATCTGCAGATATGGGCTGCCTAACAAGATCATCACTGATAATGCTACCAACCTGAACAACCGGATGATGGCAAAATTATGCGAGgagttcaaaattcatcatcttaATTCTTCTCCTTACCGTCCAAAAATGAATGGGGCAGTAGAAGCTGCTAATAAGAATATCAAGAAGATCGTGCAAAAGATGGTGGTCACCTACAAGGATTGGCATGAAATGCTTCCCTTTGCTTTACATGGATATCGTACTTCAGTACGAACGTCCACTGGTGCAACACCTTTCTCGCTGGTGTATGGGATGGAAGCAGTGCTTCCATTTGAGGTGGAAATCCCATCTCTACGAATTTTATTGGAAACCCAATTGGAGGAAGCTGAGTGGGTTCAAGCTCGGTTTGACCAGCTCAATCTCATCGAAGAGAAGAGACTGACAGCGGTGTGCCACGGGCAATTGTatcaaagaagaatgaaaaaagcTTTCGACAAAAAAGTACATCCAAGGGAATTCCATGAAGGCGAACTGGTGTTAAAGAAGATATTGCCCATACAAAGGGATTTCAGAGGCAAATGGACCCCAAATTATGAAGGGCCATTCGTGGTAAAGAAGGCATTCTCTGGAGGGGCACTAATCCTCACAAGGATGGACGGAGAGGAGTTACCTTTGCCAGTTAATTCGGATGCGGTAAAAAAGTTTTACGCATGA